The Candidatus Binatia bacterium genomic interval GCCAGTTTCTCCAGCACCGGACCCATGTCCCACGGCGCCAGGAACTGCCCCTTCTTCACGTTCACCGGCTTGCCGGCGCGCGCCACCGCCATGAGGAAGTCCGTTTGCCGGCAGAGAAACGCGGGAGTCTGCAGTACGTCGGCAACCTCGGCCACACGCTGCACCTGCTCACGCTCGTGCACGTCGGTCACCACCGGCACGCCCACCTCGCGCCTCACCTCGGCAAGGATGTCCAGTCCCTCATCCAGGCCGGGACCGCGATACGCGCTGAGAGAAGTCCGATTCGCCTTGTCGAAGGACGACTTGTAGATGAAGGGTACCCCCACCCGTTCCGTGATGGTCCGCAACACGCTCGCGTGCCGCAGAGCGTGCTCTCGGCTTTCAATGACGCAGGGGCCGCCGATGAAGACATACGGCCGCCCGCCGCCGATGCACAGCGGCCCGACGCTGACCTCCTGTACTGGCGACATGCTATCGCGACACCGCGCTCAACAGCGGCCTCTGCACCGACTCGGCTTTGTGCTGCAAGGCGGCCTTGATGAAGCCCTTGAACATCGGGTGGCAATCCAGCGGACGCGATTTGAATTCCGGATGGAACTGGCTGGCAAGGAACCACGGATGATCGGCCAACTCGATCATCTCGACCAGCAACTCGTCGGGAGACAGGCCGCTGAAGATCAATCCATGCTTCGACAGGATGTCGCGATACTTGTTGTTGACCTCGTA includes:
- the kdsA gene encoding 3-deoxy-8-phosphooctulonate synthase, with protein sequence MSPVQEVSVGPLCIGGGRPYVFIGGPCVIESREHALRHASVLRTITERVGVPFIYKSSFDKANRTSLSAYRGPGLDEGLDILAEVRREVGVPVVTDVHEREQVQRVAEVADVLQTPAFLCRQTDFLMAVARAGKPVNVKKGQFLAPWDMGPVLEKLASTGNRGLMVTERGVSFGYNNLVADMRSLAIMAQFGYPVIYDAGHSVQLPGGQGSASGGQRQFIRTLARAAVAVGVDAVFLEVHEDPDRALSDGPNSYRLDELETLLRELKRIDAITKES